From Arachis stenosperma cultivar V10309 chromosome 2, arast.V10309.gnm1.PFL2, whole genome shotgun sequence, one genomic window encodes:
- the LOC130962450 gene encoding uncharacterized protein LOC130962450: MSLLDLKNSILEKLGVLGSKWVKKLFYKIPMAVVSTGVQYETFAVKSDEDIRVLFYCVRSFPEIRIHELFAKLEVGVDSSGASAPVPCVASGGGASTSMPPVRPHLPPVQSPSFAADLQQTEVVGSVPLEHAAVIEPPNVVGTGGGLVPYLEDFGGPDQVENAMRDDESEEEPVDIDGDSDENTGGDPDAQHRPSSSASHQYPPHFSTLNLEALGQQEDSGNRVGRSSTEFEIGQSFQSKDEAVLSVKDYSIRRGVEYRVIESDHLKYHGKCKEFGKGCTWLIRVALRARKGTWEVRRYNGPHTCLATSISSDHRQLDYNVICARILPMVRADAAVTVKVLQEATEADYGFRPSYRKVWLAKQKAVAEIYGDWEESYAELPRWMLGIQATMPGAITVLKTSSVQIGGAVDESRVYFHRLFWTFPPCIEAFRHCKPLVSIDGTHLYGKYGGTLLLAIGQDGNSNILPIAFALVEGENAESWSFFLSNLREHVTPQEGILVILDRHNGIKAALEAPENGWLPPRAFRAYCIRHVAANFALTFKGKDSRRLLVNAAYAKTEGEFYYWFDIMRTENPAMCDWEVPGMTLCDAPPQSTQSASDPEMLHLGIGTCAQHGTTTLGNLMMDQGRGHDRPI; the protein is encoded by the coding sequence ATGAGTTTGTTGGACTTGAAGAACAGCATCTTGGAGAAGCTTGGCGTGTTGGGTTCCAAGTGGGTGAAGAAActattctacaagattccaaTGGCGGTTGTCTCGACCGGTGTTCAGTACGAAACCTTTGCGGTTAAGTCTGATGAAGATATTAGGGTTCTCTTCTACTGTGTAAGGAGTTTTCCGGAGATCAGAATCCATGAGTTGTTTGCGAAGTTGGAGGTTGGTGTCGATAGTTCTGGGGCATCCGCTCCAGTTCCTTGCGTAGCTTCCGGTGGTGGTGCATCTACTTCGATGCCTCCGGTCAGACCGCATCTTCCGCCGGTTCAATCACCTTCTTTTGCGGCTGACTTACAACAAACGGAGGTTGTTGGTTCTGTCCCTTTGGAGCATGCAGCAGTCATTGAGCCTCCCAACGTAGTGGGCACCGGTGGTGGCCTCGTGCCTTATCTCGAAGACTTTGGTGGACCTGATCAAGTAGAGAATGCAATGCGTGACGATGAATCTGAAGAGGAGCCTGTTGATATCGATGGTGACAGCGACGAAAACACAGGCGGCGATCCAGATGCGCAACATCGGCCTTCAAGTTCTGCTTCTCATCAATACCCTCCACACTTCTCGACACTAAACTTGGAAGCTCTTGGTCAACAGGAAGACAGTGGTAACAGAGTGGGTAGATCTTCTACAGAATTTGAGATTGGGCAATCTTTCCAGAGTAAAGATGAAGCTGTGCTCAGTGTGAAGGACTATAGCATCCGGCGAGGTGTTGAGTACAGAGTCATCGAATCGGATCATTTGAAGTATCATGGAAAATGCAAGGAATTCGGCAAGGGTTGCACTTGGTTGATTCGTGTAGCGCTTCGTGCACGAAAGGGAACTTGGGAGGTTAGGAGGTACAACGGGCCACACACGTGCCTCGCAACTTCTATTTCAAGTGATCACCGTCAGCTGGATTATAACGTTATATGTGCGAGGATTCTTCCTATGGTTAGGGCGGATGCTGCGGTTACGGTAAAGGTACTTCAAGAAGCGACAGAAGCTGATTACGGTTTCAGGCCTAGTTACAGGAAGGTCTGGTTGGCTAAGCAGAAGGCTGTGGCAGAAATATATGGAGATTGGGAAGAGTCTTACGCGGAGTTGCCCCGTTGGATGCTAGGGATCCAGGCAACAATGCCGGGAGCAATCACGGTGCTGAAGACGTCTTCGGTTCAGATTGGTGGTGCTGTTGATGAGTCGAGGGTGTACTTTCACCGACTTTTCTGGACATTTCCACCCTGTATCGAGGCATTCCGGCATTGCAAGCCACTCGTCAGTATTGATGGTACCCACTTGTATGGGAAGTATGGAGGGACGCTCCTGTTGGCGATAGGTCAGGACGGAAACTCGAACATCCTGCCGATAGCGTTCGCCCTTGTAGAGGGGGAAAATGCAGAGTCGTGGTCATTCTTCTTGTCCAACCTACGAGAGCATGTGACTCCTCAGGAGGGTATCCTAGTTATCTTAGACAGGCATAATGGGATCAAGGCGGCCCTTGAGGCACCTGAGAATGGATGGCTGCCTCCTCGTGCATTCCGGGCCTACTGTATAAGGCATGTGGCAGCGAATTTCGCCCTAACGTTCAAGGGTAAGGACTCAAGGAGGTTACTGGTCAATGCTGCCTACGCCAAGACTGAGGGTGAGTTTTACTACTGGTTCGACATCATGCGGACTGAGAATCCAGCAATGTGTGACTGGGAGGTGCCTGGGATGACCCTCTGTGACGCGCCTCCTCAGTCAACACAATCGGCCTCGGATCCTGAAATGCTACATCTGGGGATAGGAACCTGTGCGCAACACGGCACCACCACTCTAGGTAATCTGATGATGGACCAGGGTCGAGGACACGATCGACCCATATGA